A part of Salvelinus alpinus chromosome 5, SLU_Salpinus.1, whole genome shotgun sequence genomic DNA contains:
- the LOC139575479 gene encoding beta-1,3-galactosyltransferase 1-like produces MVEDGTKNGGRRKEMAEGRRYCGWSRFRCCFLILLLTAMVFFYFGDRSVEWVPTLDMASKWWAEFRGGSPSRSGSTNTSRVVVSLNSTDFTIDAHETASANSTDRQTSLIHSTQQAIKLNTTHNETSSVTSALTIITNLITEVKAVLATPPPYVSPGPYHVEYPSEYIFILDEPEKCREQNPFLVLMVPVAPYNRDAREAVRSTWGSERQVLGKEVRLFFLLGLPSGEETEQLREKVLQESKEHQDLLQSDFIDSYKNLTIKTMVMMEWLSSRCPKASYAMKIDSDMFLNVNTLVNMLLHAPKQNYQTGLVAQWGAVLRDRNSKWYLPNEVFPEPVYPPYALGLGYVFTLDLPRKLVEASRHVKAVYIEDVYLGLCMRHLGIRPTDPPSGNLFQVFPVAYDRCTYSRLIATTTNSITHQVNAWTDLHKPGPPC; encoded by the exons ATGGTGGAAGATGGCACTAAGAATGGAGGAAGAAG aAAGGAGATGGCGGAAGGCAGGAGATACTGCGGCTGGTCCCGTTTCCGTTGCTGTTTCCTCATCCTGCTCCTCACAGCAATGGTCTTCTTCTACTTCGGCGATCGGTCAGTAGAGTGGGTCCCAACACTAGACATGGCCTCAAAATGGTGGGCAGAATTCCGTGGTGGTTCACCAAGCAGATCTGGTTCTACCAACACCAGTAGGGTAGTAGTTTCCCTCAACTCCACTGATTTTACCATAGACGCTCATGAAACTGCATCTGCCAATTCAACAGATCGTCAGACTTCACTTATCCACTCTACTCAGCAGGCCATCAAACTCAACACAACACATAATGAAACTAGTTCCGTCACGTCTGCACTGACCATCATCACTAATCTGATCACAGAGGTCAAAGCAGTTCTGGCCACTCCTCCTCCGTATGTGTCCCCAGGACCGTACCATGTAGAATACCCATCAGAGTACATCTTCATCCTGGATGAGCCAGAGAAATGCCGGGAGCAGAACCCCTTCCTGGTGCTGATGGTGCCAGTGGCACCCTATAACAGGGACGCTCGTGAAGCCGTCCGCAGTACTTGGGGCAGTGAGAGGCAGGTACTGGGCAAAGAGGTCCGTCTGTTCTTCCTGCTGGGCCTGCCcagtggagaggagacagagcagCTCCGGGAGAAGGTGCTGCAGGAGAGCAAAGAGCACCAGGATCTGCTGCAGAGCGACTtcatagacagctacaaaaaccTGACCATCAAGACCATGGTGATGATGGAGTGGTTGAGCTCTCGCTGCCCCAAAGCCTCCTACGCCATGAAGATCGACTCAGACATGTTCCTCAACGTGAACACCTTGGTCAACATGCTGCTTCACGCTCCAAAGCAGAACTACCAGACTGGACTAGTGGCCCAATGGGGCGCCGTTCTAAGAGACCGTAACTCCAAATGGTATCTTCCAAATGAGGTGTTTCCTGAACCGGTATATCCACCTTACGCTCTGGGCCTGGGCTATGTCTTCACCTTAGACCTCCCCAGGAAGCTGGTGGAGGCGTCCAGGCATGTTAAAGCCGTCTACATAGAGGATGTGTATCTGGGACTGTGTATGAGACACCTGGGCATCCGGCCTACTGACCCCCCCAGTGGAAACCTTTTCCAGGTTTTCCCTGTGGCTTATGACCGCTGCACCTACTCACGGCTGATAGCCACCACCACAAACAGTATCACTCACCAGGTCAACGCATGGACAGACCTACACAAACCTGGTCCTCCCTGCTGA